The following coding sequences are from one Eucalyptus grandis isolate ANBG69807.140 chromosome 11, ASM1654582v1, whole genome shotgun sequence window:
- the LOC104416030 gene encoding probable protein phosphatase 2C 10, giving the protein MDRLCCFNSPTPQHVGEQASSFSGKGRNDDGIVKYGFSLVKGRADHPMEDYHVAKFVKTEGSELGLFAIYDGHLGHRVPAYLQKHLFLNILKEEEFWVDPNRSISKAYETTDQAILSNSSELGHGGSTAVTAILLNNQKLWVANVGDSRAVLSKKGKAIQMTTDHEPSKERDSIENLGGFVTKMPGDVARVNGQLAVSRAFGDKGLKSHVRSDPDIRSTDVDAYTDVLILASDGLWKVVKNQEAVDIARSVRDPQKAARRLTNEALRRNSKDDISCIVVRLRG; this is encoded by the exons ATGGATAGGCTTTGCTGCTTCAATTCTCCTACCCCTCAG CATGTAGGAGAACAAGCATCCTCTTTCTCCGGTAAGGGAAGAAACGACGATGGGATTGTCAAGTATGGTTTCAGCCTGGTTAAAGGGAGAGCTGATCATCCGATGGAGGATTATCATGTTGCTAAGTTTGTGAAGACTGAAGGCAGTGAATTGGGATTGTTTGCTATCTATGATGGTCATCTGGGACATCGTGTTCCAGCATACCTACAGAAACATCTGTTCTTGAATATACTGAAGGAG GAAGAATTCTGGGTGGACCCAAATCGATCAATTTCAAAAGCCTATGAGACAACAGACCAAGCAATTCTCTCAAATAGTTCAGAGTTGGGTCACGGTGGATCAACTGCCGTGACAGCAATTCTGTTAAACAATCAAAAGCTGTGGGTTGCTAATGTTGGAGATTCAAGAGCAGTCCTCTCGAAAAAGGGTAAGGCAATACAAATGACTACGGATCACGAGCCTAGTAAAGAGAGAGACAGCATTGAGAACCTAGGTGGCTTCGTCACGAAGATGCCAG GCGACGTCGCAAGAGTAAATGGACAGCTTGCCGTATCCCGTGCTTTTGGAGATAAGGGCCTCAAGTCTCATGTACGTTCTGACCCCGACATAAGGAGCACTGATGTAGATGCATATACTGATGTATTGATCCTGGCTAGTGATGGTCTTTGGAAG GTGGTGAAAAATCAGGAGGCAGTTGATATTGCAAGATCAGTGAGGGATCCACAAAAGGCTGCCAGGCGTTTGACTAACGAAGCCTTGAGAAGAAACAGCAAAGATGACATCTCTTGCATCGTTGTTAGACTTAGAGGATAG
- the LOC120289790 gene encoding uncharacterized protein LOC120289790, with protein sequence MVKVEVVEGEGRRELEDARVPYLSRLLTKVGLSHHPAFQVFPFSFSIRFVCFEILEKVGGNSGLSLLIRAYLSRSIRGIRIGKVWWNGLAQSWGWLLVNCLPQLTISGVFGVEVVACLRWCLKYHISWDKTSGLQMHSIPKFGSLPCVHDAGVVVRDPFLGITIKMLSHQAILLLGGIKERWEKEIAWMALQGINSPLVQVSAQYVAGKWKGLSIW encoded by the exons CAAGAGTTCCCTATCTCTCTCGATTGCTCACAAAAGTTGGACTCTCTCACCACCCAGCATTCCAAGttttcccattttccttttcGATTAGGTTCGTGTGctttgaaattcttgaaaaagtTGGGGGAAATTCTGGGCTGAGCTTGCTGATTAGAGCGTATTTGAGTCGGAGCATTCGCGGGATCCGTATAGGAAAAGTATGGTGGAATGGTTTGGCTCAAAGCTGGGGGTGGCTTCTTGTGAATTGCTTACCACAGCTCAC gATTTCCGGAGTATTTGGGGTGGAGGTCGTGGCCTGTTTACGCTGGTGCTTGAAGTACCACATCTCTTGGGATAAAACTAGTGGTCTGCAGATGCATTCAATACCAAAATTTGGTTCCCTTCCCTGCGTTCATGATGCTGGTGTTGTTGTTCGAGACCCATTCCTTGGCATTACAATCAAAATGCTATCACATCAAGCT ATTCTTTTGCTTggtgggattaaagaaagatgGGAGAAGGAAATTGCTTGGATGGCTCTTCAAGGTATCAACTCACCACTAGTTCAAGTCTCTGCGCAATATGTTGCTGGAAAGTGGAAAGGATTGAGCATATGGTGA